A window from Candidatus Nitrospira neomarina encodes these proteins:
- a CDS encoding symmetrical bis(5'-nucleosyl)-tetraphosphatase has translation MATYAIGDVQGCVQGLHHLLEKIRFNPASDRLWFVGDLVNRGPASLEVLRLIKELGNSAITVLGNHDVHLLAVWARVTTLSRKDTLQSVLSAPDVDELLTWLRFRPLAHVENGYCLIHAGLLPSWSISQVLELAREVEEALRDENFHQYLPAIYFRKPIEFSPHLSHDERLSLTTNVLTRLRVCTKEGIPEFSFKGHPDDAPPGYMPWFKVPNRATQEDTIIFGHWSALGVVKGPGVFGIDGGCVWGRELVALRLDDQQLFRVTCSKI, from the coding sequence ATGGCTACTTATGCAATTGGAGATGTACAGGGATGCGTCCAGGGCTTACACCATCTGTTGGAAAAGATTCGCTTCAATCCCGCATCCGATCGACTCTGGTTCGTTGGAGACTTAGTCAATCGAGGACCGGCTTCCCTGGAAGTGCTTCGCCTCATCAAGGAGCTAGGGAACTCGGCCATCACCGTGTTGGGCAATCATGACGTACATCTTTTGGCGGTGTGGGCCAGAGTCACCACTCTTAGTCGAAAAGACACCTTACAATCGGTACTCTCGGCACCCGATGTGGATGAATTGCTCACCTGGTTGCGGTTTCGACCCCTTGCCCACGTCGAAAATGGATATTGCCTGATTCATGCAGGCCTCTTACCTTCCTGGTCCATATCCCAAGTACTGGAGTTAGCTCGAGAGGTGGAGGAAGCCTTACGGGATGAGAATTTTCACCAGTACTTACCGGCAATCTATTTTCGAAAACCCATTGAGTTTTCCCCCCATCTGAGCCATGACGAACGGTTAAGTCTCACGACCAATGTCCTGACACGCCTTCGGGTCTGCACCAAAGAAGGAATTCCTGAGTTTTCGTTTAAAGGGCATCCCGACGACGCCCCTCCGGGATATATGCCATGGTTCAAAGTTCCCAATCGAGCGACACAAGAGGACACTATTATTTTTGGTCATTGGTCCGCCTTAGGAGTCGTGAAAGGCCCAGGCGTGTTCGGGATCGACGGTGGATGCGTGTGGGGACGTGAACTCGTTGCCCTGCGCCTGGATGACCAACAACTCTTTCGCGTCACCTGCTCAAAGATATAA
- a CDS encoding alpha/beta hydrolase has translation MFEGVFVFQPSSWEDRNWASLSGLPLEEVWLPVDESATIFGWFVNAGPNKPVLLWCHGNAGNISHRLDNIRQLYRRGLSVFIFDYRGYGRSTGTPTEPGMYQDALASYDYVLNRRGIASSRIVVFGRSLGACVAGEVAILRPSAGVILEGAFPSIQAMSDHHYLGLPARWLLNANFNLIERLAKLRRPLLVIHGEKDSIVPMALGRKVYDAAHEPKQWFVVVGAGHNDVPFVGGTSYFQKITSFVQTLIERSP, from the coding sequence ATGTTTGAAGGAGTCTTTGTATTTCAGCCCTCTTCTTGGGAAGATCGGAATTGGGCGAGTCTCAGTGGACTGCCTTTAGAAGAGGTGTGGCTTCCAGTTGATGAGTCAGCCACCATATTCGGCTGGTTTGTTAACGCCGGACCGAACAAGCCGGTGCTTCTTTGGTGTCATGGGAATGCCGGTAACATTAGTCATCGATTAGACAATATCCGTCAGCTGTATCGGCGCGGATTATCTGTTTTCATCTTTGATTATCGTGGGTATGGTCGGAGCACCGGCACTCCAACAGAGCCCGGCATGTATCAGGATGCCCTAGCCTCCTATGACTATGTCTTAAACCGACGTGGAATTGCCTCGAGCCGGATTGTCGTGTTTGGACGGTCTTTGGGCGCTTGTGTGGCCGGTGAAGTGGCCATTCTCCGGCCATCGGCCGGAGTCATTCTTGAGGGGGCATTTCCTTCTATCCAGGCCATGTCGGACCACCATTACTTAGGATTGCCCGCCCGCTGGTTGCTAAATGCGAACTTCAACCTGATTGAAAGGTTGGCCAAGCTCAGGCGTCCGCTCTTGGTGATTCATGGCGAAAAGGATTCCATTGTTCCGATGGCCCTGGGGCGGAAGGTCTATGATGCAGCACATGAGCCTAAACAATGGTTTGTGGTAGTGGGTGCAGGACATAATGATGTGCCGTTTGTTGGGGGAACCTCCTATTTTCAAAAAATCACAAGCTTTGTTCAGACTTTAATCGAGAGGTCTCCGTGA
- a CDS encoding MOSC domain-containing protein, translating into MATILFVSDGYVGDVKIFMGSVAYLYQINRSPGGLPKLPVPEAWITFKGMDGDRHRNRALHGGPDRALCLFSFEVLEALQQEGHTVHPGASGENFTLAGLNWTQLKPGDHLKIGEEVQIKLTSYCEPCRHNAQWFVNGDFSRISHRQYPGWSRLYARVLFEGRVRQGDGVWVVTSPNRNMK; encoded by the coding sequence ATGGCTACCATCCTCTTTGTCTCGGACGGGTATGTCGGTGATGTAAAGATTTTTATGGGTTCTGTTGCGTATCTCTATCAAATTAATCGTTCTCCAGGTGGACTCCCCAAGCTGCCCGTGCCCGAGGCGTGGATTACGTTCAAAGGAATGGATGGAGACCGGCACCGGAATCGGGCTTTGCATGGCGGCCCGGATCGGGCCTTATGCCTGTTCTCGTTTGAGGTCCTGGAGGCCTTGCAACAAGAGGGGCACACAGTACACCCTGGAGCCTCGGGAGAAAATTTCACTCTAGCCGGACTAAACTGGACACAGCTGAAACCAGGGGACCATCTGAAAATTGGAGAAGAGGTGCAGATCAAACTGACAAGTTATTGTGAACCGTGTCGTCATAATGCGCAATGGTTTGTGAATGGCGACTTTTCGCGGATCTCGCACCGGCAATACCCCGGATGGAGCCGATTGTATGCTCGGGTCTTGTTCGAAGGACGGGTACGGCAAGGTGATGGTGTGTGGGTCGTGACGTCGCCGAATAGGAATATGAAATGA
- a CDS encoding class I SAM-dependent methyltransferase, giving the protein MMERVLEPEIMDDPVQVQAYAEADFQEENQGFVDTFLRLYEDRDGPHVVDVGCGPGDIAIRLARNHPTCLITGIDASIPMITWAEQAVKQAGLAHRIEFLSQRFQDVKLATPADAVMSNSLAHHVPNPLRFWYEIKKMIKPGGLVVVMDLLRPDSPEEAQALVDQYAAHEPERLKKDFFHSLLAAFTEDEVAAHLAELNLSRLMVDVPDDRHWIVYGRVY; this is encoded by the coding sequence ATGATGGAACGGGTTCTCGAACCGGAAATTATGGATGATCCGGTGCAAGTTCAGGCCTATGCCGAAGCGGATTTTCAAGAAGAAAATCAGGGGTTTGTGGATACCTTTCTTCGACTCTATGAGGACCGTGATGGCCCTCATGTTGTGGATGTGGGGTGCGGCCCCGGAGATATCGCCATCCGCCTGGCCCGTAATCATCCCACCTGTCTGATTACAGGAATTGATGCCTCCATTCCCATGATCACCTGGGCGGAACAGGCAGTGAAGCAAGCCGGGTTAGCTCATCGAATAGAGTTTCTGTCCCAACGGTTTCAAGATGTCAAATTGGCTACTCCAGCTGACGCCGTGATGTCGAACAGTTTGGCCCACCATGTTCCCAATCCGTTACGATTTTGGTATGAGATAAAAAAAATGATCAAGCCAGGTGGGCTAGTGGTGGTCATGGATCTCCTGCGTCCGGATTCTCCCGAGGAAGCGCAGGCGCTCGTTGACCAGTATGCAGCTCATGAACCGGAGAGATTAAAAAAGGATTTCTTTCACTCCCTGTTGGCGGCCTTTACGGAGGATGAGGTGGCTGCCCACCTCGCAGAGCTTAATTTAAGCCGCTTGATGGTAGATGTCCCGGATGATCGGCATTGGATCGTGTACGGGCGTGTGTACTGA
- a CDS encoding NUDIX hydrolase, which yields MFAWLTRFIEHHPHLHRFALYIWRLFPPRVAGFFKGLLAKSWVVGAIAVMVDESSSPPEVLLVEHSYRPKGAWGLPGGSLESTPGDPTRPSNTSSPDDVIQAALCKEMSEELGIAIRVNSLLRIDAIPYLPEEPGPYRLHFYFRCAPQDGFAIFRAKLNSGHIRPRSPEIKNIRFVPIPELNKYDIFSTDLRFLNDDLPRLEPALATLKSD from the coding sequence ATGTTCGCATGGTTAACACGGTTTATTGAGCATCACCCCCACCTTCATCGTTTTGCCCTTTATATTTGGAGGCTGTTTCCTCCACGGGTGGCAGGATTTTTTAAAGGATTGCTCGCCAAAAGCTGGGTTGTAGGGGCAATAGCCGTCATGGTCGACGAAAGTTCATCCCCTCCGGAGGTGCTCCTGGTTGAACACAGTTATCGGCCTAAAGGCGCATGGGGTCTTCCTGGTGGGTCTCTCGAATCGACCCCCGGAGATCCGACCAGGCCAAGCAACACTTCATCGCCTGACGATGTTATACAGGCAGCTCTTTGCAAGGAAATGTCCGAAGAACTCGGTATCGCCATCAGGGTGAATAGTCTCCTTAGAATTGATGCTATTCCCTATCTTCCTGAAGAACCCGGCCCCTATCGATTGCACTTTTACTTCCGCTGTGCTCCACAGGACGGTTTCGCAATTTTCCGTGCGAAACTGAATTCCGGGCACATACGCCCCAGATCCCCCGAGATCAAAAATATACGGTTCGTTCCAATTCCTGAGTTAAACAAGTACGACATATTTTCAACCGATCTAAGATTTTTAAATGATGATTTACCAAGGCTTGAGCCAGCCCTTGCTACATTAAAATCCGACTGA
- a CDS encoding response regulator — protein sequence MGHTSPIPSSSSSPILVVDDEQDIVLTLRDLLEADGHNINVASTGGTALECIKLHSPSVVILDVKLPDMDGLLVLEKMTKAVPGLPIIILSSYTTLDDVTGPLEEQGAFAYLHKPINRSEIRTTVRQALKAYALAKKMERARHALYESEIRFQAVFQAATDAIVLADHTGRIMSWNKAAESMFEYTAEEMFGKPLTLIMPSRYREAHTKGMNRLQTTGESHVIGKTITLHGLRKSGQEFPIELSLNSWMTGTHPSYSGFIRDLSFRESKKERPLEFQNV from the coding sequence ATGGGACACACATCCCCGATACCATCCTCTTCCTCTTCCCCCATTCTCGTCGTCGACGATGAACAGGATATTGTCCTGACTTTACGAGATCTTTTGGAAGCCGACGGGCATAACATTAATGTGGCTTCAACAGGCGGGACCGCATTGGAATGCATAAAACTTCACTCACCTAGTGTGGTAATCCTTGACGTCAAACTCCCAGACATGGATGGGTTACTCGTTCTAGAGAAGATGACAAAAGCGGTGCCAGGTCTTCCCATCATTATTTTGTCGAGTTACACCACTCTCGATGATGTGACCGGCCCCCTTGAAGAACAGGGCGCCTTTGCCTATCTCCATAAACCCATCAACCGTTCTGAAATTAGAACCACGGTGCGTCAAGCTCTCAAGGCTTATGCCCTGGCAAAAAAAATGGAACGCGCCCGTCACGCCTTATATGAAAGCGAAATCCGCTTCCAAGCCGTCTTTCAGGCAGCCACTGATGCCATTGTATTAGCCGATCACACCGGCCGCATCATGTCCTGGAATAAGGCTGCTGAATCGATGTTTGAATACACCGCCGAGGAAATGTTCGGAAAACCACTGACACTGATCATGCCCAGTCGCTACCGGGAAGCTCATACCAAAGGCATGAACCGGTTACAAACAACAGGCGAATCTCACGTCATCGGGAAAACGATCACACTCCATGGATTAAGAAAAAGCGGGCAGGAATTCCCCATCGAACTCTCTTTGAATTCCTGGATGACAGGGACACATCCTTCCTATTCCGGATTTATTCGGGACCTCTCGTTTCGAGAATCAAAAAAGGAAAGGCCTTTGGAGTTTCAGAACGTATGA
- the pyrF gene encoding orotidine-5'-phosphate decarboxylase has product MNMVIPIQERLIVALDVSSLEEARQYVKDLEGVAWFYKIGLELFLAVNADFIKELRAQNCRVFLDLKMNDIDETVRRAVNLAADLDVDFLTILGNHATAKAAVRGRGERPLKILTVPLLSSWGEKDLQDLGMLSAQPGEPARFHSVDDYVLWRADMAMAQGCDGLIASGKYVGILRERFGRKALIVSPGVRPAGQDTHEHQRSLTPFEAIRAGADYLVVGRPIRDADNRRKMAEGIQEEIAFAVKAGPSKEPILAGER; this is encoded by the coding sequence ATGAACATGGTTATCCCCATACAGGAACGGTTAATTGTCGCACTTGATGTTTCCTCCTTAGAGGAGGCCCGTCAATATGTGAAAGATTTAGAGGGTGTCGCCTGGTTCTATAAAATCGGTCTGGAATTATTTCTGGCAGTTAATGCGGATTTTATCAAGGAATTACGTGCACAAAATTGCCGGGTTTTTTTAGATCTGAAGATGAATGATATCGATGAAACCGTACGCCGAGCCGTGAATCTGGCGGCTGATCTTGATGTTGATTTTCTGACCATATTGGGAAATCATGCCACAGCCAAAGCAGCAGTGCGTGGCAGGGGGGAGCGGCCATTGAAAATTCTGACCGTTCCGCTCCTTTCGAGTTGGGGGGAGAAGGATCTTCAAGATCTGGGGATGTTGAGTGCGCAACCAGGAGAGCCCGCACGTTTTCATTCTGTGGATGACTACGTCTTATGGCGAGCCGATATGGCGATGGCCCAAGGGTGCGATGGTCTGATCGCCTCAGGAAAATATGTAGGAATTCTTAGAGAACGGTTTGGTCGAAAGGCGCTCATTGTCTCTCCAGGTGTGAGACCTGCCGGACAGGACACCCATGAACATCAACGTTCGTTAACTCCATTTGAAGCCATTCGAGCCGGGGCCGATTATTTGGTCGTTGGGCGACCTATTCGCGATGCGGACAATCGACGCAAAATGGCCGAAGGGATTCAAGAGGAAATTGCCTTCGCGGTCAAGGCCGGTCCTTCGAAGGAGCCGATCTTGGCTGGAGAAAGATAG
- a CDS encoding hybrid sensor histidine kinase/response regulator, with translation MAMRREWLRILIVQDRPDQLEALVNVLGEEGYEVVGARTAAEASVFAKCESFAVALVDVQAPDVSEVSLLSLLKAKNAEIQMILSPAFATLDSAKDVIGERVVAYLKRDGSPSELLSTLRQTFRDQLTEYTKELEIALEERDERFRQLVDHIKEVFWVFSPDQSEIWYISPQYETVWGRSCASLLENPRSLWNAIHHEDQPRFHTHQFAPDVNGVQGECRIVRPDNTMRWVRIQTVPIRKPNGDLLSLAGVAEDITERKRVEAALTKSERQFRQSSRMEAIGTLAGGIAHDFNNILTAILGYTELALATVPKESRTQRNLQEVLTAGHRAKHLVLQILTFSRQAGQGKKPTPLHMVVREALKLLRSTIPTTIEIRQALNTEATILADPTQMHQIIINLCTNAEYAMREPGGILTIALEDVEVTEELTGAISGLHPGSHVRMTVEDTGSGMTPEVLERLFDPFFTTKPIGEGSGMGMAVVHGIITSHKGAIVVDSIVNKGTKIDVYLPTVPTQVLEPIYDQKAFPTGKESVLFVDDEETIVRLGKELLTQLGYTVEVHTSSIEALRTFRQDPHRFDLVITDQTMPGMTGEALSRELLRIRPDLPIILCTGFSHVISAERAKALGIQGYLMKPLAIRDLVPIIRHVLDKTSSSLAES, from the coding sequence ATGGCGATGCGAAGGGAATGGTTGCGAATCCTCATTGTGCAAGACCGTCCTGACCAATTGGAAGCGCTCGTCAATGTTCTAGGGGAAGAAGGTTATGAGGTGGTAGGGGCCAGGACGGCCGCGGAAGCTTCGGTATTTGCGAAATGCGAAAGCTTTGCGGTCGCATTGGTCGATGTGCAGGCGCCGGATGTTTCCGAAGTCTCATTGCTTTCCCTTCTCAAGGCGAAGAATGCTGAGATTCAGATGATCCTGAGTCCGGCCTTTGCTACTCTGGATTCAGCTAAAGATGTCATTGGTGAGCGCGTCGTTGCCTACCTTAAACGGGATGGGTCCCCATCAGAATTGCTGAGTACTCTCCGTCAAACGTTCCGTGACCAACTGACGGAATACACAAAGGAACTGGAGATCGCGCTGGAAGAGAGGGATGAACGATTTCGGCAACTTGTGGACCATATCAAAGAAGTGTTTTGGGTCTTTTCCCCTGACCAGTCTGAGATCTGGTATATCAGCCCTCAATACGAAACGGTCTGGGGACGGAGTTGTGCCAGTCTTTTGGAAAATCCTCGAAGCCTATGGAATGCGATTCATCATGAGGATCAACCACGATTTCACACACACCAATTTGCACCGGATGTGAATGGGGTGCAGGGAGAATGCCGGATTGTGAGACCGGATAACACCATGCGGTGGGTGCGAATACAAACGGTTCCCATCCGAAAGCCTAATGGGGACTTGCTGAGCCTTGCGGGAGTGGCGGAGGATATTACAGAACGGAAGCGTGTGGAAGCGGCTCTGACGAAATCCGAACGCCAGTTTCGACAATCCAGCCGCATGGAAGCCATTGGGACGTTGGCAGGCGGCATCGCCCATGATTTCAATAATATTTTAACGGCAATTTTGGGCTATACCGAGTTGGCGTTGGCCACGGTGCCAAAGGAAAGCCGTACTCAACGAAATCTACAAGAAGTGCTGACCGCGGGTCACCGAGCCAAGCACTTGGTGCTTCAAATTTTGACCTTTAGTCGTCAAGCGGGTCAGGGGAAGAAGCCCACACCTCTCCACATGGTCGTCCGGGAAGCCCTGAAACTCTTACGATCCACGATTCCCACGACCATTGAGATCCGTCAAGCATTGAACACAGAAGCCACCATTCTAGCGGATCCGACCCAAATGCATCAGATCATTATCAATTTATGCACCAACGCTGAATATGCTATGCGAGAACCTGGCGGGATATTAACCATTGCCCTGGAAGATGTGGAAGTGACAGAGGAACTCACGGGAGCGATCTCGGGATTACATCCTGGCTCGCATGTTCGAATGACGGTGGAAGATACCGGTTCGGGCATGACGCCTGAGGTACTCGAACGGCTGTTTGACCCTTTCTTTACTACCAAGCCGATTGGCGAAGGGTCGGGGATGGGGATGGCCGTGGTGCATGGAATCATTACGAGTCACAAAGGAGCCATTGTCGTTGATAGTATCGTGAACAAGGGGACGAAGATCGACGTGTACCTCCCGACCGTTCCGACACAGGTCTTAGAACCTATTTATGATCAAAAAGCCTTTCCGACTGGGAAAGAATCGGTTTTATTTGTGGATGATGAAGAGACGATTGTGCGTCTTGGAAAGGAACTTCTCACCCAACTGGGATATACCGTGGAAGTGCACACGAGTTCCATCGAAGCCCTGAGGACATTTAGGCAAGACCCTCATCGTTTTGATCTCGTGATTACCGATCAGACTATGCCGGGAATGACCGGGGAGGCTCTATCCCGTGAGCTTCTGCGGATTCGTCCGGATCTCCCCATCATTTTGTGTACAGGATTCAGTCATGTGATCTCTGCGGAACGAGCGAAGGCATTGGGTATTCAGGGCTATTTAATGAAGCCTTTGGCGATTCGGGATCTGGTTCCGATTATTCGCCATGTCCTCGACAAAACATCTTCCTCCCTAGCCGAGTCTTAA
- a CDS encoding response regulator produces the protein MANILVVDDDRQVCDLLKQALENQGYTVDCASNGVEGIKEYRNHPADLIILDILMPEKEGLETILDLRREFPQVKIIAMSGGSERAKLDLLDLARRLGAQHTIDKPFQLHAITDLVTQALHDN, from the coding sequence ATGGCAAATATTCTTGTTGTGGATGATGATCGGCAGGTTTGTGATCTGTTGAAGCAAGCCTTAGAAAACCAGGGATATACTGTGGACTGTGCCTCAAACGGAGTCGAAGGCATCAAGGAATATCGCAACCACCCTGCCGATCTCATTATTTTAGATATTCTTATGCCCGAAAAAGAGGGGCTTGAGACCATACTGGATTTGCGGCGTGAATTTCCTCAGGTAAAAATTATTGCCATGTCGGGCGGAAGTGAGCGAGCCAAACTCGATTTGTTGGACCTCGCTCGTCGGTTAGGGGCTCAACACACCATTGATAAGCCGTTCCAATTGCACGCCATTACGGACCTCGTTACGCAAGCCCTGCACGATAATTAG
- a CDS encoding nitroreductase family protein, translating into MEKPADVQFHIHDLLRRRWSPRAFADQPVEREKIQSLLEAARWASSCFNEQPWVFILATSEHPESHQKLLSCLVEGNQIWAKRAPLLLLTVAKLHFDQNGQVNRHAYHDVGLAVGNLVMQATAMDLVVHQMAGILPHTIRERYAFPAGHEAVTGIAIGYQGDASTLPVPLRERELAPRSRKELREFVFSETWGQNPECV; encoded by the coding sequence ATGGAAAAACCAGCAGACGTTCAATTTCACATTCATGACCTATTACGTCGTCGCTGGAGTCCAAGAGCGTTTGCTGATCAGCCGGTAGAACGAGAGAAAATCCAAAGCTTGTTGGAAGCAGCACGATGGGCTTCCTCCTGTTTTAACGAACAGCCCTGGGTCTTTATTCTTGCGACAAGCGAGCACCCCGAAAGCCACCAGAAGCTTCTGAGTTGTCTGGTGGAGGGAAATCAAATCTGGGCGAAACGCGCTCCGCTCCTTCTGCTCACGGTCGCAAAACTCCATTTTGATCAGAATGGACAGGTCAACCGCCATGCCTATCATGATGTCGGATTGGCCGTAGGAAATCTGGTCATGCAAGCCACAGCCATGGACCTGGTGGTCCATCAAATGGCCGGGATTCTTCCTCACACCATTCGCGAACGCTATGCTTTTCCTGCCGGCCATGAAGCCGTAACCGGAATCGCTATCGGGTACCAGGGAGATGCATCTACCCTCCCGGTCCCGCTTCGTGAACGGGAATTGGCACCACGGTCTCGCAAAGAATTGAGGGAATTTGTGTTCTCCGAGACGTGGGGACAAAATCCGGAATGCGTGTAG